The following are encoded together in the Thunnus maccoyii chromosome 18, fThuMac1.1, whole genome shotgun sequence genome:
- the LOC121883526 gene encoding myosin heavy chain, fast skeletal muscle-like, which translates to MSTDAEMECYGPAAIYLRKPEKERIEAQTAPFDAKTAFFVTEKEEMYLKGKLVKREGGKATVETDCGKTLTVKEDEIFPRNPPKFDKIEDMAMMTHLNEPCVLYNLKERFASWMIYTYSGLFCVVVNPYKWLPVYDAVVVGGYRGKKRIEAPPHIFSISDNAYQFMHTDRENQSILITGESGAGKTVNTKRVIQYFATIAAIGAKKAEPTPGKMQGSLEDQIVAANPLLESYGNAKTVRNDNSSRFGKFIRIHFGSSGKLASADIETYLLEKSRVTFQLSAERSYHIFYQLMTGHQPELLEGLLITTNPYDYPMVSQGEITVKSIDDVEEFIATDTAIDILGFNAEEKMGIYKLTGAVMHHGNMQFKQKQREEQAEPDGTEVADKIAYLLGLNSADMLKALCYPRVKVGNEMVTKGQTVPQVHNSVMALCKSIYEKMFLWMVIRINEMLDTKQPRQFFIGVLDIAGFEIFDFNSLEQLCINFTNEKLQQFFNHHMFVLEQEEYKKEGIVWEFIDFGMDLAACIELIEKPMGIFSILEEECMFPKASDTTFKNKLHDQHLGKTKAFEKPKPAKGKPEAHFSLVHYAGTVDYNITGWLDKNKDPLNDSVVQLYQKASNKLLAFLYAKHGGGDEAAGGGGGKKGKKKGGSFQTVSALFRENLGKLMTNLRSTHPHFVRCLIPNESKTPGLMENFLVIHQLRCNGVLEGIRICRKGFPSRILYGDFKQRYKVLNASVIPEGQFIDNKKAAEKLLGSIDVDHTQYKFGHTKVFFKAGLLGTLEEMRDEKLANLVTMTQALCRGFLMRTEFVKMMERREAVFSIQYNIRSFMNVKNWPWMNLYFKIKPLLKSAETEKELMNMKENYEKMKTDLATALAKKKELEEKMVSLLQEKNDLQLQVASEVENLSDAEERCEGLIKSKIQLEAKLKETTERLEDEEEINAELTGKKRKLEDECSELKKDIDDLELTLAKVEKEKHATENKVKNLTEEMASQDESIAKLTKEKKALQEAHQQTLDDLQAEEDKVNTLTKAKTKLEQQVDDLEGSLEQEKKLRMDLERAKRKLEGDLKLAQESIMDLENDKQQSEEKIKKKEFETSQLLSKIEDEQSLGAQLQKKIKELQARIEELEEEIEAERAARAKVEKQRADLSRELEEISERLEEAGGATAAQIEMNKKREAEFQKLRRDLEESTLQHEATAAALRKKQADSVAELGEQIDNLQRVKQKLEKEKSEYKMEIDDLSSNMEAIAKSKGNLEKMCRTLEDQLSELKAKNDENVRQLNDISAQRARLQTENGEYSRQIEEKDALVSQLTRGKQAYTQQIEELKRHIEEEVKAKNALAHGVQSARHDCDLLREQFEEEQEAKAELQRGMSKANSEVAQWRTKYETDAIQRTEELEEAKKKLAQRLQDAEESIEAVNSKCASLEKTKQRLQGEVEDLMIDVERANGLAANLDKKQRNFDKVLAEWKQKYEEGQAELEGAQKEARSLSTELFKMKNSYEEALDQLETMKRENKNLQQEISDLTEQIGETGKSIHELEKAKKTVETEKTEIQSALEEAEGTLEHEEAKILRVQLELNQIKGEVDRKLAEKDEEMEQIKRNSQRVIDSMQSTLDSEVRSRNDALRVKKKMEGDLNEMEIQLSHANRQAAESQKQLRNVQGQLKDAQLHLDDAVRGQEDMKEQAAMVDRRNGLMVAEIEELRAALEQTERGRKVAEQELVDASERVGLLHSQNTSLLNTKKKLESDLVQVQSEVDDTVQEARNAEEKAKKAITDAAMMAEELKKEQDTSAHLERMKKNLEVTVKDLQHRLDEAENLAMKGGKKQLQKLESRVRELETEVDAEQRRGADAVKGVRKYERRVKELTYQTEEDKKNVHRLQDLVDKLQLKVKAYKRQAEEAEEQANTHLSRFRKVQHELEEAQERADIAESQVNKLRAKSRDHGKSDAAE; encoded by the exons ATGAGCACAGACGCGGAGATGGAGTGCTATGGCCCAGCGGCCATCTACCTCCGGAAGCCAGAGAAGGAGAGGATTGAAGCACAAACCGCTCCTTTTGATGCCAAAACCGCCTTCTTTGTGACTGAAAAGGAGGAGATGTATCTCAAGGGTAAACTTGTGAAGAGAGAGGGTGGCAAAGCCACAGTTGAAACAGACTGTGGTAAG ACACTCACTGTGAAAGAAGATGAAATCTTTCCCAGGAACCCTCCAAAGTTTGATAAAATTGAGGACATGGCCATGATGACCCACCTCAACGAGCCCTGTGTGTTGTATAACCTCAAAGAGCGTTTTGCATCCTGGATGATCTAC ACCTACTCTGGGCTGTTTTGCGTTGTGGTGAATCCCTACAAGTGGCTTCCAGTGTATGATGCTGTAGTTGTGGGAGGATACAGAGGCAAGAAGAGGATTGAGGCACCACCTCacatcttctccatctctgaTAATGCCTATCAGTTCATGCACACAG aTCGTGAGAACCAGTCTATCCTGATTAC TGGAGAATCCGGTGCAGGAAAGACTGTCAACACCAAGCGTGTCATCCAATACTTTGCAACAATTGCAGCTATTGGAGCCAAGAAGGCTGAGCCAACACCTGGCAAGATGCAG GGCTCCCTTGAGGACCAAATTGTTGCAGCCAACCCTCTGCTGGAGTCCTATGGTAATGCCAAGACTGTGAGGAATGACAACTCCTCTCGTTTT GGTAAATTCATCAGAATCCATTTTGGCTCTTCTGGAAAGCTGGCTTCAGCTGATATTGAAACAT ATCTGCTGGAGAAGTCTCGTGTAACCTTCCAGTTGTCTGCTGAGAGGAGCTACCACATCTTCTATCAGCTGATGACTGGCCACCAGCCTGAGCTCCTGG AGGGTCTTCTGATCACCACCAACCCCTATGACTACCCAATGGTCAGTCAGGGTGAAATCACTGTCAAAAGCATCGATGATGTGGAGGAGTTCATTGCAacagat ACTGCTATTGACATCTTGGGCTTCAATGCTGAGGAGAAGATGGGCATCTACAAGCTGACTGGTGCTGTGATGCACCATGGCAACATGCAATTCAAGCAAAAGCAGCGTGAGGAGCAGGCTGAACCTGATGGCACTGAGG tgGCTGATAAAATCGCCTACCTCCTGGGCCTGAACTCAGCTGATATGCTGAAAGCTCTGTGTTACCCTAGAGTCAAGGTCGGAAATGAGATGGTGACCAAAGGTCAGACTGTCCCACAG GTCCACAATTCTGTCATGGCTCTGTGCAAGTCTatctatgagaaaatgttcttgtgGATGGTCATCCGTATCAATGAGATGCTGGACACAAAGCAGCCAAGACAGTTCTTCATTGGAGTGTTGGATATCGCTGGATTTGAGATCTTTGAT TTCAACAGCTTGGAGCAACTCTGCATCAACTTCACCAATGAGAAACTGCAACAGTTCTTCAACCACCACATGTTTGTCCTGGAGCAAGAGGAGTACAAGAAAGAGGGCATTGTCTGGGAGTTCATTGACTTCGGTATGGACTTGGCTGCCTGCATTGAGCTTATTGAGAAG ccaATGGGCATCTTCTCCATCCTTGAAGAGGAGTGCATGTTCCCCAAGGCCTCTGACACAACTTTCAAGAACAAGCTGCATGATCAGCATCTTGGAAAGACCAAGGCCTTTGAGAAGCCAAAACCTGCAAAGGGCAAGCCTGAGGCTCACTTCTCCCTGGTTCACTATGCTGGTACAGTGGACTACAATATCACTGGCTGGTTGGACAAGAACAAGGACCCCCTGAATGACTCAGTTGTCCAGCTCTATCAGAAGGCCTCAAACAAACTTCTGGCCTTCCTGTATGCAAAACACGGTGGAGGTGATG aGGCTGCTGGTGGTGGCGGCggcaaaaaaggaaagaagaagggTGGTTCCTTCCAGACTGTGTCTGCTCTTTTCAGG GAGAACTTGGGCAAGCTGATGACCAACTTGAGGAGCACTCACCCTCATTTTGTCCGTTGCCTTATTCCTAATGAATCAAAGACCCCAG GTCTTATGGAGAACTTCTTGGTCATCCATCAGCTGAGGTGTAATGGTGTGCTGGAAGGCATCAGAATCTGCAGAAAGGGCTTCCCCAGCAGAATCCTCTATGGTGACTTCAAGCAGAG ATACAAAGTATTAAATGCCAGCGTCATCCCTGAGGGACAGTTCATTGACAACAAGAAAGCTGCAGAGAAGCTGCTAGGCTCCATTGATGTGGATCACACTCAGTACAAGTTTGGGCACACTAAG GTGTTCTTCAAAGCTGGTCTGCTGGGTACactggaggagatgagagatgagAAACTGGCTAATCTGGTGACCATGACTCAGGCTCTCTGCAGAGGATTCCTCATGAGGACTGAGTTTGTTaagatgatggagaggag AGAGGCTGTCTTCAGTATTCAGTACAATATCCGTTCATTCATGAATGTGAAAAACTGGCCATGGATGAATCTGTACTTCAAGATCAAGCCTCTTCTAAAGAGCGCTGAGACTGAGAAGGAGCTGATGAACATGAAGGAGAACTATGAGAAGATGAAAACAGACCTGGCCACTGCCCTGGCCAAGaagaaggagctggaggagaagatGGTTTCCCTGCTGCAGGAAAAGAATGACCTGCAACTGCAAGTGGCTTCT GAAGTTGAGAATCTCTCAGATGCTGAGGAAAGGTGTGAAGGTCTGATTAAGAGCAAGATCCAACTCGAGGCCAAACTCAAAGAGACAACTGAGAGActggaagatgaagaggaaatcaATGCTGAGCTGACTGGCAAGAAGAGGAAGCTGGAGGATGAATGCTCTGAGCTGAAGAAAGATATTGATGACTTGGAGCTCACCTTGGCTAAAGTGGAGAAGGAGAAACATGCAACTGAAAACAAG GTGAAAAACCTGACAGAGGAGATGGCATCTCAAGATGAGTCTATTGCCAAGTTAACCAAGGAGAAGAAAGCCCTCCAAGAGGCTCACCAGCAAACGCTGGACGATCTCCAGGCAGAGGAAGACAAAGTCAACACTCTGACCAAGGCCAAGACAAAGCTGGAACAGCAAGTGGATGAT CTTGAGGGATCACTGGAGCAAGAGAAGAAGCTCCGTATGGACCTTGAGAGAGCCAAGAGGAAGCTTGAGGGAGATCTGAAACTGGCCCAGGAATCCATAATGGATCTGGAGAATGACAAGCAGCAATCTGAGGAGAAAATCAAGAA GAAGGAGTTTGAGACCAGCCAGCTGCTCAGCAAGATTGAAGATGAACAGTCTCTTGGTGCTCAACTTCAGAAGAAGATCAAGGAACTCCAG GCTCGTATTGAGGAGCTGGAAGAAGAAATTGAGGCTGAGCGGGCTGCTCGGGCTAAGGTGGAGAAGCAGAGGGCTGACCTCTCCAGGGAACTTGAGGAGATCAGTGAGAGGCTTGAGGAAGCTGGTGGAGCAACAGCTGCTCAGATTGAGATGAACAAGAAGCGTGAGGCTGAGTTCCAGAAGCTGCGCCGTGACCTTGAAGAGTCAACCCTGCAGCATGAAGCTACCGCAGCAGCTCTCCGCAAGAAACAGGCTGACAGTGTTGCAGAGCTGGGAGAGCAGATTGACAACCTCCAGCGTGTCAAACAGAAGCTTGAGAAGGAGAAGAGCGAGTACAAGATGGAGATTGATGACCTCTCCAGCAACATGGAGGCTATAGCTAAATCCAAA GGCAACTTGGAAAAAATGTGCAGAACTCTTGAGGACCAGCTGAGTGAGCTGAAGGCCAAAAACGATGAGAATGTGCGCCAGCTGAATGACATAAGTGCACAGAGGGcaagactgcagacagagaatg GTGAGTATTCCCGCCAGATTGAGGAGAAAGACGCTCTTGTTTCCCAGCTGACCAGGGGCAAGCAGGCTTATACTCAGCAAATTGAGGAGTTGAAGAGACACATTGAGGAAGAAGTGAAG GCAAAGAATGCCCTGGCCCATGGTGTTCAGTCAGCCCGCCATGACTGTGACCTGCTCAGAGAGCAGTTTGAGGAGGAGCAAGAAGCTAAAGCTGAGCTGCAGCGTGGAATGTCCAAGGCTAACAGCGAAGTGGCTCAGTGGAGAACCAAATATGAGACTGATGCTATCCAGCGCactgaggagctggaggaggccaA GAAAAAGCTTGCCCAGCGTCTGCAGGATGCTGAGGAGTCCATTGAGGCTGTGAACTCAAAGTGCGCCTCTTTGGAGAAGACCAAGCAGAGGCTACAGGGTGAGGTGGAGGACCTCATGATTGATGTAGAGAGAGCTAATGGTCTGGCTGCCAACCTTGACAAAAAGCAAAGGAACTTTGATAAG GTCCTTGCAGAATGGAAACAGAAATATGAGGAGGGCCAGGCAGAGCTTGAAGGAGCCCAGAAGGAGGCTCGCTCTCTCAGCACTGAACTGTTCAAGATGAAGAACTCTTATGAGGAGGCTCTGGATCAGCTGGAGACcatgaagagagagaacaagaaccTGCAGC AGGAGATCTCAGACCTGACTGAACAGATTGGTGAAACCGGAAAGAGCATCCATGAGCTGGAGAAAGCCAAGAAGACTGTGGAGACTGAGAAGACTGAAATTCAGTCAGCACTGGAGGAAGCAGAG GGCACACTGGAGCATGAAGAAGCCAAGATTCTCCGTGTTCAGCTTGAGCTTAACCAGATCAAAGGTGAGGTTGACAGGAAGCTTGCAGAAAAGGACGAGGAGATGGAGCAGATCAAGAGGAACAGCCAGAGGGTGATTGACTCCATGCAGAGCACTCTCGATTCTGAGGTCAGGAGCAGGAATGATGCCCTGAGAGTCAAGAAGAAAATGGAAGGAGACCTGAATGAGATGGAGATTCAGCTGAGCCATGCCAACAGGCAGGCTGCTGAGTCCCAGAAACAACTGAGGAATGTCCAGGGACAGCTCAAG GATGCCCAACTGCACCTTGATGATGCTGTCAGAGGACAGGAAGACATGAAGGAGCAGGCTGCCATGGTGGATCGCAGAAATGGCCTGATGGTGGCGGAGAtcgaggagctgagagctgctctggagcagacagagagaggacgcAAAGTGGCTGAGCAGGAGTTGGTTGATGCTAGTGAGCGTGTCGGATTGCTTCACTCTCAG AACACCAGTCTTCTGAACACCAAGAAGAAGCTGGAGTCTGACCTTGTGCAGGTTCAGAGTGAAGTGGACGACACTGTTCAGGAAGCAAGAAATGCTGAGGAGAAAGCCAAAAAAGCTATCACTGAT GCTGCCATGATGgctgaggagctgaagaaggagcAGGACACCAGTGCTCACttggagaggatgaagaagaaccTGGAGGTCACAGTCAAGGACCTGCAGCACCGTCTGGATGAGGCTGAGAACCTCGCCATGAAGGGTGGCAAGAAGCAGCTCCAGAAACTGGAGTCAAGG GTCCGTGAACTGGAAACCGAAGTTGATGCCGAGCAGAGACGTGGAGCTGATGCTGTTAAGGGAGTCCGCAAATATGAGCGGAGAGTGAAGGAGCTGACTTACCAG ACTGAGGAAGACAAGAAGAATGTGCATAGACTTCAGGATCTGGTTGATAAGCTGCAGCTCAAAGTAAAGGCTTACAAGAGACAAGCTGAGGAAGCT GAGGAGCAGGCCAACACTCACTTGTCTAGGTTCAGGAAGGTCCAGCATGAGCTGGAGGAAGCTCAGGAGCGCGCTGACATCGCTGAGTCCCAGGTCAACAAGCTGAGAGCCAAGAGCCGTGATCATGGAAAG tCTGATGCTGCTGAATAA